The proteins below come from a single Tenuifilum thalassicum genomic window:
- the htpG gene encoding molecular chaperone HtpG encodes MQKGKIGVTTENIFPIIKKFLYSDHEIFLRELISNAVDATQKIKTLASVGDFKGELGDLTIRVKVDKEKGTLTISDSGVGMTAEEIDRYINQIAFSGAEEFLEKYKTQANGIIGHFGLGFYSSFMVSDKVEIVTRSWKDGAKPVRWVCDGTPEYQIEDAERENRGTDIVLHISDDSKEFLEEHRIEELLRKYCRFLPIPIAFGTVKEWKDGKEVDTGKDRIINDTNPLWTRKPAELKDEDYQKFYRDLYPAQEEPLFYIHLNVDYPFNLTGILYFPRIKTNFDIQKNKIQLYCNQVYVTDSVEGIVPEFLTLLHGVIDSPDIPLNVSRSYLQSDSNVKKISSHITKKVADRLQEIFKNDREQFEKKWDDLKLFITFGMITDDKFYERAEKFALFKNVDDKYFTFEEYEKLVKENQTDKNKTLVYLYATDKEAQHSYIEEAKARGYDVLMMDGQLDPHFINALETKLKDTRFARVDSDVIDKLIVKEDRKEVSLPVEEQNDLRAVFEGALPSKEHYWVSFEELGENASPVIITQSEFMRRMKDMAAMSPTSSMYGSMPDSRNLVVNVSHPLVKAVIDAKSKQLSDKLNEITEKIKPFKTKVDELEKAQRDKKDEEIPQADKDALADAQKELNRLEDERAEVLKSFGKDYKLVKQLIDLALLANNLLKGEDLSRFVKRSLELIKVE; translated from the coding sequence ATGCAAAAAGGAAAGATTGGTGTAACAACCGAAAACATTTTCCCGATTATAAAGAAATTCTTGTATTCCGATCACGAAATATTCTTACGGGAGTTAATCTCAAATGCAGTTGATGCAACCCAAAAAATTAAAACGCTAGCCTCTGTTGGTGATTTTAAAGGCGAATTAGGTGATCTTACCATTCGGGTTAAGGTTGATAAGGAAAAGGGAACCCTAACCATTAGCGATAGTGGTGTAGGAATGACTGCCGAAGAAATTGACCGTTATATTAATCAAATAGCATTTTCGGGTGCCGAAGAGTTTTTAGAAAAGTATAAAACACAGGCCAATGGCATTATTGGGCATTTTGGTCTTGGGTTTTACTCATCGTTCATGGTAAGCGATAAGGTTGAAATAGTTACACGCTCTTGGAAAGATGGTGCAAAACCAGTTCGTTGGGTTTGCGATGGAACGCCAGAATATCAGATTGAAGATGCTGAGCGCGAAAATCGTGGAACCGATATCGTTCTTCATATTAGCGATGATTCAAAAGAATTCCTCGAGGAGCATCGCATTGAGGAGTTACTACGTAAGTATTGCCGTTTCCTTCCAATTCCTATTGCTTTTGGTACAGTAAAGGAGTGGAAAGATGGCAAAGAGGTTGATACTGGAAAAGACAGAATAATCAACGATACCAATCCCCTTTGGACTCGCAAACCCGCAGAACTAAAGGATGAGGATTATCAAAAGTTTTACCGTGACCTGTATCCTGCTCAGGAAGAACCTCTTTTCTACATCCATTTGAATGTCGATTACCCCTTTAATCTTACAGGTATTCTTTATTTCCCTCGTATTAAAACTAATTTCGACATACAGAAAAACAAAATTCAGCTATACTGCAACCAGGTTTATGTAACAGATTCGGTAGAAGGGATTGTACCTGAATTTTTGACATTATTGCATGGTGTTATTGATTCGCCAGATATTCCTTTGAATGTTTCACGTAGCTACCTTCAGAGCGACTCGAACGTTAAAAAGATTTCATCGCATATCACCAAAAAGGTAGCCGATAGGCTACAAGAGATATTCAAGAACGACCGCGAGCAATTCGAAAAGAAATGGGACGATCTTAAGCTTTTCATCACCTTTGGAATGATAACCGATGATAAGTTCTACGAACGTGCTGAGAAATTTGCGCTATTTAAGAATGTTGACGACAAGTACTTTACCTTTGAGGAGTACGAAAAGCTAGTAAAGGAAAACCAAACCGATAAAAACAAAACGCTAGTTTACCTTTACGCAACCGATAAGGAGGCACAACACAGCTACATAGAGGAGGCAAAAGCTCGTGGCTACGATGTGCTGATGATGGATGGACAGCTTGACCCCCATTTTATCAATGCTTTAGAAACTAAGTTGAAGGATACCCGTTTTGCTCGTGTAGATTCCGATGTGATAGATAAGCTCATTGTAAAAGAGGACAGAAAAGAGGTTAGCTTACCTGTAGAGGAACAGAATGATTTAAGAGCTGTTTTCGAGGGTGCGCTTCCTTCAAAAGAGCACTATTGGGTTTCGTTCGAGGAACTTGGCGAAAATGCTAGCCCTGTTATCATTACCCAGTCGGAATTTATGCGTCGTATGAAGGATATGGCTGCCATGAGCCCAACCTCTAGCATGTATGGTAGCATGCCCGATAGCCGTAACCTAGTTGTAAATGTATCCCATCCATTAGTTAAGGCAGTAATTGATGCGAAAAGCAAGCAGCTTAGCGATAAACTTAATGAGATAACCGAAAAGATTAAGCCCTTTAAAACTAAAGTTGATGAGCTTGAAAAGGCTCAAAGGGATAAGAAGGATGAGGAAATCCCACAGGCTGATAAAGATGCTCTTGCTGATGCGCAGAAGGAACTAAATAGGCTTGAGGACGAGCGCGCTGAAGTGCTTAAGTCATTTGGAAAAGATTACAAACTAGTTAAGCAGCTTATCGACCTAGCCCTACTAGCAAATAATTTGTTAAAAGGTGAGGACTTAAGCCGGTTTGTAAAACGCAGTCTTGAGCTTATTAAGGTGGAGTAA
- a CDS encoding response regulator transcription factor has translation MGVIDKIKNSVVIYIVDYSIEWSELLENGIDCGELVEIKKFSTGEDFIEYITNTRLNKRKTHIVLLGYSFYDEKNQTLMNGIEILEAIKRFKPFFKVIMLANEDEQEYGGYVKKIGVEAIVNKDDNALLRINNYAAILRSRHAIEYRKKDLKRVLFFWITLLVLLSITYFFMNNTP, from the coding sequence ATGGGGGTAATTGATAAAATTAAAAACTCAGTAGTCATCTATATTGTTGACTATAGCATAGAGTGGTCGGAGTTGTTGGAGAATGGAATTGACTGTGGCGAATTAGTAGAAATAAAAAAATTCTCAACAGGCGAAGATTTCATTGAATATATCACTAATACAAGGCTTAATAAAAGGAAAACGCATATTGTGTTGTTAGGTTATTCTTTTTATGATGAAAAAAATCAAACGTTAATGAATGGGATTGAAATCTTAGAGGCAATTAAAAGATTTAAACCTTTCTTTAAAGTAATAATGCTTGCCAATGAGGATGAACAGGAATATGGTGGCTATGTTAAAAAAATAGGAGTGGAAGCTATTGTAAATAAAGATGATAATGCTTTGCTACGAATAAACAACTACGCTGCCATTTTACGAAGTAGGCATGCAATTGAGTACCGAAAAAAAGATTTAAAAAGAGTTTTATTCTTTTGGATTACATTGCTGGTACTACTTTCTATAACATATTTTTTCATGAATAACACACCATAG
- a CDS encoding dipeptidyl-peptidase 3 family protein, whose translation MRKLMTLICLATAGFALSGCDSGKEKEDFKWQVDQFADIRIMRYQIPEFENLTPQQRVLIYYLSEAAKCGRDIIWDQNYKHNLAIRSILEAIYKGYSGERSGEQWEQFMVYLKRVWFSNGIHHHYSTDKILPGYQMDYFTKLINQTPDSLFPAELGNKVQIIEKYGPIILDPNIAPKRVNQEAGVDMVATSACNYYEGVTQKEAEEFYAKMANPNDSTPISYGLNSKLVKENGKITEKVWFAGGMYGKAIERIVYWLEKAKSVAENDHQRNVIAKLIEYYKTGDLKQFDEYNILWVNDLQSKVDFVNGFIENYGDPLGYKASWESVVNFKNEEATRRTQTISQNAQWFEDHSPIDDQFKKKEVKGVTAKVITVAQLGGDCYPSTPIGINLPNADWIRKIHGSKSVTMDNITYAYDQAALGNGFLEEFAWSKEEIDLNKKYGYLASSLHTDLHECLGHGSGQLAEGVKGDELKNYGSPLEEARADLFALYYIMDPKMVELGLMPNLDVAKVEYSNYIRNGLMTQLTRVELGKNIEQAHMRNRQLIAKWCYEHGKADNVIERKERDGKVYFVVNDFQKLRNLFGTLLKEIQRIKSTGDYEAGKELVEKYAVKVDYELHKQVLERFAKLNIAPYGGFMNPNIVPVIENDSVVDARVEYPDNYVEQMLEYSNNYSYLPLYN comes from the coding sequence ATGAGAAAGCTAATGACCCTAATTTGTCTAGCAACAGCTGGATTCGCATTAAGTGGATGTGACTCTGGCAAAGAAAAGGAGGATTTTAAATGGCAAGTTGATCAGTTTGCCGACATTAGAATAATGCGTTATCAGATCCCTGAATTTGAAAATTTAACACCCCAACAACGTGTACTTATCTACTACTTAAGCGAGGCTGCTAAATGCGGTCGGGATATTATTTGGGATCAGAACTACAAGCACAACCTGGCTATACGCTCTATTCTTGAAGCCATTTATAAAGGATACTCTGGAGAGCGTTCTGGCGAACAATGGGAGCAGTTTATGGTGTACCTAAAAAGAGTTTGGTTTTCTAATGGCATTCATCATCATTATTCAACCGATAAAATTCTACCTGGTTATCAAATGGATTACTTTACCAAGCTCATTAATCAAACTCCCGATTCGCTTTTCCCTGCTGAATTAGGTAATAAGGTGCAAATTATTGAAAAGTATGGACCAATCATCCTAGACCCAAATATTGCACCCAAAAGAGTAAACCAGGAAGCTGGCGTTGATATGGTTGCAACATCGGCGTGTAATTATTATGAAGGGGTTACCCAAAAAGAGGCAGAAGAGTTTTACGCCAAGATGGCAAACCCAAATGACTCAACTCCCATTTCGTACGGATTAAATTCTAAACTGGTTAAAGAGAATGGTAAGATTACTGAGAAAGTTTGGTTTGCTGGTGGAATGTATGGTAAGGCTATTGAGCGTATTGTCTATTGGCTTGAGAAAGCAAAATCTGTTGCTGAAAACGATCATCAACGTAATGTAATTGCTAAGCTTATAGAATATTATAAAACTGGTGATTTGAAGCAATTCGACGAGTATAATATATTATGGGTTAACGATTTACAGTCGAAGGTTGATTTTGTTAATGGCTTTATTGAAAATTATGGCGATCCCTTAGGATATAAGGCAAGTTGGGAATCTGTTGTAAACTTTAAGAACGAAGAGGCAACTCGTCGTACTCAAACGATTAGCCAAAATGCACAGTGGTTTGAAGATCATTCACCTATCGACGACCAATTCAAGAAGAAAGAAGTAAAAGGTGTTACTGCAAAGGTTATTACGGTTGCCCAGCTTGGTGGCGATTGCTACCCCTCAACTCCTATTGGTATCAACTTGCCAAATGCCGATTGGATTAGAAAAATTCATGGTTCCAAATCGGTTACCATGGATAATATAACCTACGCATACGATCAAGCAGCTCTGGGGAATGGCTTCCTTGAGGAGTTTGCATGGTCAAAAGAGGAAATAGACCTTAACAAGAAGTATGGTTATCTAGCAAGCAGCCTCCACACCGATTTACATGAGTGTTTAGGCCATGGCTCTGGACAGCTAGCTGAAGGTGTAAAAGGCGATGAGCTCAAGAACTATGGGTCACCATTGGAGGAGGCCCGTGCAGACTTATTTGCCCTTTACTATATTATGGATCCTAAAATGGTTGAACTTGGCTTAATGCCTAATCTCGATGTTGCTAAGGTGGAGTACTCAAACTATATCCGCAACGGATTAATGACTCAACTTACTAGGGTTGAACTTGGCAAAAATATTGAACAAGCCCATATGCGTAATCGACAGCTAATTGCTAAATGGTGCTATGAGCATGGTAAGGCTGATAATGTTATTGAACGCAAAGAGCGTGATGGTAAGGTTTATTTCGTCGTTAATGATTTTCAGAAGCTTCGCAACCTTTTTGGCACTCTGCTAAAAGAAATTCAACGAATTAAATCAACTGGCGATTATGAGGCTGGAAAAGAACTTGTTGAGAAGTATGCTGTTAAGGTTGATTACGAACTTCACAAACAGGTGCTTGAGCGTTTTGCTAAATTAAATATTGCACCTTATGGCGGATTTATGAATCCGAATATTGTCCCAGTAATTGAAAACGATTCAGTTGTTGATGCAAGAGTTGAGTACCCCGATAACTATGTAGAACAGATGTTGGAGTATTCAAATAACTACTCTTACCTACCATTATACAACTAA
- a CDS encoding aspartate aminotransferase family protein: MNTLRQLFQKHLAQTSDSPLMLEINKAEGVFLFGPNGEEYFDLISGISVSNTGHGNPEIVSAVQKQAADYMHLMVYGEYVQKPQVELSEKLCSILPENLNSVYLVNSGSEAVEGALKLAKRFTGRSEIVAFKNAYHGSTHGALSIMGCEEQKRNFRPLLPDVRFLNFNVEDDLKQITDKTACVIVEPIQAEAGIRIPSLQYVKKLRERCNETGALLIFDEIQTGIGRTGKMFAFEKLGVVPEVLLLAKAFGGGMPLGAFVSSQEIMSVLTNNPILGHITTFGGHPVSCAASLAALNFLSSNKIVDEVDNKGKIIADELAKHPLVKEVRQIGLMIAVELGSFEKVQALIQYGLKHGFIVDWFLFCNTAVRIAPPLIITEEQCRRVAKLITDGLNSIS; encoded by the coding sequence ATGAATACTTTGAGGCAGCTTTTTCAAAAGCATTTAGCCCAAACTTCTGATTCCCCCCTAATGCTCGAAATAAATAAAGCTGAGGGGGTTTTTCTATTCGGGCCAAATGGTGAGGAGTATTTCGATTTGATTTCTGGAATTTCCGTAAGTAATACAGGTCATGGAAATCCTGAAATTGTTAGTGCCGTTCAAAAGCAGGCGGCAGATTACATGCACCTTATGGTGTATGGCGAGTATGTTCAGAAACCCCAGGTTGAACTTTCCGAAAAACTTTGTAGCATTTTGCCAGAAAACTTAAATTCTGTTTATCTGGTAAACTCTGGAAGCGAGGCTGTTGAGGGTGCTCTTAAGTTGGCCAAGCGTTTTACTGGACGCTCCGAAATTGTAGCATTTAAGAATGCCTATCATGGAAGTACACATGGTGCTTTAAGTATCATGGGGTGCGAGGAGCAAAAGCGAAATTTCAGACCACTTTTGCCCGATGTTCGTTTCTTAAACTTCAATGTTGAAGATGATTTAAAGCAAATAACTGATAAAACGGCTTGTGTTATTGTTGAACCAATACAGGCAGAAGCAGGCATTAGGATACCTAGCCTTCAATATGTTAAAAAACTTAGAGAACGGTGCAACGAAACAGGCGCCTTGCTAATTTTTGATGAGATTCAAACTGGAATCGGCCGTACAGGAAAAATGTTTGCTTTTGAAAAACTTGGCGTTGTCCCAGAAGTACTTCTCCTTGCTAAAGCTTTTGGAGGGGGGATGCCACTTGGCGCATTCGTTTCCTCACAAGAAATAATGAGTGTGCTTACAAATAATCCTATTCTGGGACATATTACAACATTTGGAGGCCATCCTGTTTCTTGTGCCGCATCGTTGGCTGCATTAAATTTTTTAAGCTCCAATAAAATTGTTGATGAAGTCGATAATAAGGGCAAAATTATTGCTGACGAATTAGCAAAGCATCCCCTTGTGAAAGAAGTACGCCAAATTGGATTAATGATTGCAGTAGAACTTGGTTCGTTTGAAAAGGTTCAGGCTTTAATCCAATACGGCCTGAAGCATGGTTTCATTGTGGACTGGTTTTTGTTTTGTAACACTGCAGTGCGCATTGCACCACCTCTTATTATTACCGAAGAGCAATGTAGGAGAGTGGCTAAACTAATTACTGATGGTTTAAATTCAATAAGCTAA
- a CDS encoding LytR/AlgR family response regulator transcription factor gives MNCILVDDDEMSRRLIEDYISRVDFVKLVKSFSNPVEALSFLNSQPENIHLIFLDIEMPEMSGLDFIEVGGTNPQIIIVSSKEKYALKAFDYSVTDYLLKPITFPRFLKGVSRAYEKYNAQRSPFDDNREIFIKKNNSLVRVRYGDILWIEAMENYVIVVTPNERFTIHLTMKSLESQLPSERFKRVHRSYIVNVGKIESIEDNIITIKILDGKKTIPIGKSYRDLLLKELKMISNK, from the coding sequence ATGAATTGCATATTGGTTGATGATGACGAAATGTCTCGCAGACTTATAGAGGATTATATATCAAGAGTTGATTTTGTCAAACTGGTAAAATCATTCTCTAATCCGGTAGAGGCATTAAGTTTCTTGAATAGCCAACCTGAAAATATTCATTTAATATTTTTGGATATAGAAATGCCAGAAATGTCGGGTCTCGATTTTATTGAGGTTGGGGGCACTAACCCACAAATTATTATTGTTTCGTCCAAGGAAAAATATGCGCTCAAAGCATTTGACTACAGCGTTACCGATTACTTGCTTAAGCCAATCACATTCCCTAGGTTTTTAAAAGGGGTTTCTCGCGCATATGAAAAATATAATGCTCAGCGTTCACCTTTCGACGATAATCGCGAGATCTTTATAAAAAAGAATAACTCCTTGGTTCGTGTAAGATATGGAGATATCCTTTGGATTGAAGCAATGGAGAATTATGTTATTGTTGTTACACCCAACGAGCGATTCACCATACATTTAACTATGAAATCGCTTGAGAGTCAGCTACCTAGTGAGCGTTTCAAAAGAGTACATCGATCATATATTGTTAATGTTGGAAAAATTGAGTCCATTGAGGATAACATTATCACAATAAAAATTTTAGATGGTAAGAAAACAATTCCAATAGGAAAATCGTATCGCGATTTGTTGTTAAAAGAGTTAAAAATGATAAGCAATAAGTAG
- a CDS encoding TrmH family RNA methyltransferase, whose amino-acid sequence MGHNNSLNKKLIEHLSQFVFERRFNLFNEVIKYRTRYVTVVLEDIFQAQNASAVLRTCDCMGVQDVHVIENRNKFNVDSEVDMGASKWLTLKRYNSKENNTLEAINNLRKNGYRIVATTPHTNDCSIKDFDITKGKFALLFGTELTGLSKNALDNADEFVRIPMYGFTESYNISVSVALTLYELTSRLRESEIDYLLSNSERDEIILDWLRATIRNAHLIEKRFVEDFDKHLM is encoded by the coding sequence ATGGGCCATAATAATTCCTTGAATAAAAAGCTTATTGAGCATCTTTCTCAATTTGTCTTTGAGCGAAGATTTAATCTATTTAACGAGGTAATAAAGTACCGTACAAGATACGTAACGGTAGTGCTTGAAGATATATTTCAAGCACAAAATGCAAGTGCTGTTCTTCGGACATGCGACTGCATGGGTGTTCAGGATGTGCATGTTATTGAGAACAGGAATAAGTTTAATGTTGATTCTGAGGTTGATATGGGAGCATCCAAATGGCTCACCTTAAAAAGGTATAATAGTAAGGAAAATAACACCTTGGAAGCAATTAATAATCTTCGAAAAAATGGTTACCGTATAGTTGCTACTACGCCTCATACCAATGATTGTAGCATTAAAGATTTCGATATTACCAAAGGTAAGTTTGCGCTTTTGTTCGGTACAGAGCTTACCGGTTTAAGCAAAAATGCACTTGACAACGCCGATGAGTTTGTCAGAATTCCCATGTACGGGTTTACAGAAAGTTACAATATTTCAGTATCTGTTGCTCTTACCCTATATGAATTAACATCTAGGCTTAGGGAAAGTGAAATCGATTATTTACTTAGCAATTCGGAACGCGACGAAATAATTTTAGATTGGCTTAGGGCTACAATTCGTAACGCACACTTAATTGAAAAGAGGTTTGTTGAAGATTTTGATAAGCATTTAATGTGA
- a CDS encoding HU family DNA-binding protein, producing MNKAQLIDAIAAEAKLTKADAKKALDAFIKTTSDALKKGDRVALVGFGSFSVAQRNARTGRNPQTGKPINIQAKKVVKFKAGSELSDKVQ from the coding sequence ATGAACAAAGCTCAATTAATCGATGCTATTGCTGCTGAAGCTAAACTTACTAAGGCTGACGCAAAAAAAGCTTTAGATGCTTTTATCAAGACTACTAGCGATGCTCTTAAAAAGGGTGATAGAGTAGCTCTTGTAGGATTTGGTTCATTCTCAGTTGCTCAAAGAAATGCAAGAACTGGTCGTAACCCACAAACTGGCAAACCTATCAACATTCAAGCTAAGAAGGTGGTTAAATTTAAAGCTGGTAGCGAACTTAGCGACAAGGTTCAATAA
- a CDS encoding DUF6132 family protein, with protein sequence MKAFSWFKRNKKVTYPVLGAIVGIVAGYLYYFYVGCNSGSCPITSSPWGSMGVGGLMGWLIVYK encoded by the coding sequence ATGAAAGCATTTAGCTGGTTTAAAAGAAACAAGAAGGTAACTTACCCTGTTTTGGGAGCAATTGTTGGAATTGTTGCAGGTTACTTGTACTATTTTTATGTGGGTTGTAATAGTGGCTCATGCCCAATAACCTCTTCACCATGGGGTAGTATGGGAGTTGGAGGGCTAATGGGATGGTTGATAGTATATAAATAA
- a CDS encoding ABC transporter ATP-binding protein, with product MKKFFGLLKYLIPYKWHVVVNVLSNVLAAIFSLFSLAMLIPFLQLLFGTVPLVEVEPEFTLSAKGMSNYLNYFLSSLIKNHDQATALLFVIVLVVIASFLKNMFTYLSLFYLAPIRTGVLKDMRNKLYRKVVELPLGFFTEEKKGDIISKMTNDVNEIEVSIIRSLEMFFRDPIIIIIHLIGLIYISPQLTLFVLIILPLTGGVIGRVGKNLRKTSFKGQTKMGIILTIIEETIGGLRVIKAFNAEKKVIARFESMNSLYTLLMKKMWRRRDLASPLSEFLGTIVVVLVLWYGGNLIFDGKGNLGPEALIAYIGIFYMIINPAKSFSNAYYNVLKGMASADRIDSILVAENPIKVKPGAKKIESFNNEIEYRNVSFRYENDWVLKNINLTIKKGMTVALVGQSGSGKSTMVDLLPRFWDVTEGEILIDGVNIKDLDMVSLRNLMGNVNQEPILFNDNFFNNIAFGVENAKMEDVIAAAKIANAHDFIMATPNGYHTNVGDRGSKLSGGQRQRVSIARAILKNPPIMILDEATSALDTESERLVQDAIDNLMKHRTSLVIAHRLSTIRKADLICVLHEGEIVERGKHEELLAINGYYSKLHSMQLH from the coding sequence ATGAAGAAGTTTTTTGGTTTACTCAAATATTTAATTCCTTACAAGTGGCACGTTGTTGTTAACGTACTATCCAATGTGCTGGCAGCTATTTTTTCCCTATTCTCTTTAGCAATGCTAATCCCTTTTCTGCAATTGCTTTTTGGAACGGTTCCTTTAGTAGAGGTAGAGCCTGAATTTACACTTTCTGCAAAAGGGATGTCTAACTACCTTAACTATTTTCTTAGTTCTCTTATTAAAAACCACGATCAGGCTACAGCCCTTCTCTTTGTTATAGTTCTTGTTGTAATAGCTTCGTTTCTAAAAAATATGTTTACATATCTTTCTTTATTCTATTTAGCACCAATACGTACTGGTGTTTTAAAAGACATGCGGAACAAACTATACCGAAAGGTTGTTGAGCTTCCATTAGGTTTCTTTACCGAGGAAAAGAAGGGAGATATCATTAGTAAGATGACAAATGATGTAAATGAGATTGAAGTTTCAATTATTCGCTCCTTAGAAATGTTTTTCCGCGACCCGATAATTATAATAATTCACCTTATCGGGTTAATTTATATTAGCCCACAGCTAACGCTCTTTGTTCTTATTATTCTTCCTCTTACTGGTGGTGTAATAGGTAGAGTAGGGAAGAATCTTCGGAAAACATCATTCAAGGGGCAAACCAAAATGGGGATTATTCTTACAATAATTGAGGAAACCATTGGTGGGCTCAGGGTTATTAAAGCATTTAATGCTGAAAAGAAGGTAATAGCTCGATTTGAGAGCATGAATAGCCTTTATACTCTTCTTATGAAAAAGATGTGGCGTCGCCGCGACTTAGCCTCGCCTTTAAGTGAGTTCCTTGGAACCATTGTAGTAGTTCTTGTTTTATGGTATGGGGGGAATCTGATTTTTGATGGGAAAGGTAACCTAGGTCCCGAAGCCCTAATAGCATACATTGGTATCTTTTACATGATTATTAACCCGGCAAAGTCATTTTCTAATGCTTACTATAATGTGCTAAAAGGAATGGCCTCTGCCGATAGGATAGACAGTATATTAGTAGCAGAAAATCCTATTAAGGTTAAACCAGGTGCCAAGAAAATTGAATCTTTTAATAACGAGATTGAATATCGAAACGTTAGCTTTAGGTACGAAAACGACTGGGTGCTCAAAAATATCAACTTAACCATTAAAAAAGGAATGACGGTTGCGTTAGTTGGTCAATCGGGCTCAGGAAAGAGCACTATGGTCGATCTGTTACCTCGTTTCTGGGACGTTACTGAGGGAGAAATCCTAATTGATGGGGTTAACATTAAGGATTTAGATATGGTTTCGCTTAGAAACCTTATGGGAAATGTAAACCAAGAACCAATTCTTTTTAACGACAACTTTTTCAATAATATCGCATTTGGTGTTGAGAATGCCAAAATGGAAGACGTAATAGCAGCTGCTAAAATTGCTAACGCTCATGACTTTATTATGGCAACTCCTAACGGATATCACACTAATGTAGGCGATAGAGGAAGTAAATTATCGGGAGGCCAACGCCAGCGTGTCAGTATTGCACGTGCAATACTTAAGAATCCTCCAATAATGATTCTCGATGAGGCCACAAGTGCGCTTGATACTGAATCGGAACGACTAGTTCAGGATGCTATCGATAATCTTATGAAGCATAGAACATCGCTAGTTATTGCCCATAGGCTTTCAACTATTCGCAAGGCCGACCTGATTTGTGTGCTTCACGAAGGCGAAATTGTGGAACGAGGAAAACATGAAGAGCTGTTGGCGATTAATGGTTACTACTCAAAGTTACATAGCATGCAGCTTCATTAG